The following proteins are encoded in a genomic region of Drosophila willistoni isolate 14030-0811.24 chromosome 3R, UCI_dwil_1.1, whole genome shotgun sequence:
- the LOC6651503 gene encoding V-type proton ATPase subunit B, whose product MNAQQAQREHVLAVSRDFISQPRLTYKTVSGVNGPLVILDEVKFPKFAEIVQLRLADGTVRSGQVLEVSGSKAVVQVFEGTSGIDAKNTLCEFTGDILRTPVSEDMLGRVFNGSGKPIDKGPPILAEDFLDIQGQPINPWSRIYPEEMIQTGISAIDVMNSIARGQKIPIFSAAGLPHNEIAAQICRQAGLVKLPGKSVLDDHTDNFAIVFAAMGVNMETARFFKQDFEENGSMENVCLFLNLANDPTIERIITPRLALTAAEFLAYQCEKHVLVILTDMSSYAEALREVSAAREEVPGRRGFPGYMYTDLATIYERAGRVEGRNGSITQIPILTMPNDDITHPIPDLTGYITEGQIYVDRQLHNRQIYPPVNVLPSLSRLMKSAIGEGMTRKDHSDVSNQLYACYAIGKDVQAMKAVVGEEALTPDDLLYLEFLTKFEKNFISQGNYENRTVFESLDIGWQLLRIFPKEMLKRIPASILAEFYPRDSRH is encoded by the exons atgaaTGCCCAACAAGCACAACGGGAGCATGTCCTGGCCGTCTCCAGGGACTTTATCTCGCAACCACGCCTGA CCTACAAGACTGTGTCTGGTGTGAACGGTCCTCTGGTTATTCTCGATGAGGTCAAGTTCCCCAAATTCGCTGAGATTGTGCAGCTCCGTCTGGCTGATGGCACCGTCCGGTCTGGTCAAGTGCTGGAGGTGAGTGGTTCCAAGGCTGTCGTTCAGGTGTTCGAGGGTACCTCGGGTATTGATGCCAAGAACACTCTGTGCGAGTTCACCGGCGATATTCTGCGCACTCCCGTGTCCGAGGACATGTTGGGCCGTGTCTTCAACGGCTCTGGCAAGCCCATCGACAAGGGACCCCCAATTTTGGCTGAGGACTTCTTGGATATTCAGGGCCAGCCCATTAATCCCTGGTCACGTATCTATCCAGAGGAAATGATTCAAACCGGTATTTCGGCCATCGATGTGATGAACTCGATTGCCCGTGGCCAGAAGATTCCTATTTTCTCAGCTGCTGGTTTACCGCACAATGAAATTGCTGCTCAGATCTGTCGTCAGGCTGGTCTGGTCAAGCTGCCAGGCAAGTCCGTGCTGGACGACCATACCGATAACTTTGCCATCGTGTTCGCTGCCATGGGTGTCAATATGGAAACTGCCCGATTCTTTAAGCAGGATTTCGAAGAGAACGGCTCTATGGAGAATGTGTGTCTGTTCCTTAACTTGGCCAACGATCCAACTATTGAACGTATCATCACTCCCCGTTTGGCTCTGACAGCTGCCGAATTCTTGGCCTACCAGTGCGAGAAGCACGTGCTGGTTATCTTGACCGACATGTCTTCATACGCTGAAGCTTTGCGTGAGGTGTCCGCTGCCCGTGAGGAGGTGCCCGGTCGTCGTGGTTTCCCAGGTTACATGTACACCGATTTGGCCACCATTTACGAACGCGCCGGTCGTGTGGAAGGTCGCAATGGCTCTATTACCCAGATTCCCATTCTGACTATGCCCAACGATGATATTACCCATCCCATTCCCGATTTGACTGGTTACATTACTGAGGGACAGATCTACGTTGATCGTCAGTTGCACAACAGACAAATCTACCCACCAGTCAATGTGTTGCCATCCCTGTCGCGTCTGATGAAGTCTGCTATTGGTGAGGGCATGACCCGCAAGGATCACTCAGATGTCTCTAATCAGCTTTACGCTTGTTACGCCATCGGCAAGGATGTCCAGGCCATGAAGGCTGTGGTCGGTGAGGAGGCCTTGACGCCCGACGATTTGCTCTACTTGGAATTCTTGACCAAGTTCGAGAAGAATTTCATCTCTCAG GGCAACTACGAGAACCGCACTGTCTTTGAATCCTTGGATATTGGCTGGCAGCTGCTGCGTATCTTCCCCAAGGAGATGTTGAAACGTATTCCAGCCTCCATTTTGGCTGAATTCTATCCTAGGGACTCCCGCCATTAG
- the LOC6651504 gene encoding sorting nexin-12: MMVEDGTADATRRLNVKKQTLDDAYAVPANFLEIDVVNPLTTMAAGKKRYTDYEVRMRTNLPVFKVKESSVRRRYSDFEWLRNELERDSKIVVPPLPGKAWKRQMPFRGDEGIFDENFIEERRKGLEAFINKIAGHPLAQNERCLHMFLQENVIDKNYVPGKIRNT, from the exons ATGATGGTTGAGGATGGGACCGCCGATGCGACTCGCCGTTTGAATgtgaaaaaacaaacactGGACGATGCGTACGCGGTGCCGGCCAATTTCCTTGAAATCGACGTGGTCAATCCACTGACCACGATGGCGGCGGGCAAGAAACGGTACACGGACTATGAAGTTCGTATGAGA ACCAACTTGCCGGTTTTTAAAGTGAAGGAGTCCAGTGTAAGACGACGATACAGCGATTTTGAATGGCTGAGAAATGAGCTGGAACGGGACAGCAAA ATTGTTGTGCCCCCGCTGCCGGGCAAAGCTTGGAAACGACAAATGCCATTTAGGGGAGATGAGGGCATCTTCGATGAAAATTTTATCGAGGAGCGGCGCAAGGGTTTGGAGGCGTTCATTAACAAAATAGCTGGCCATCCACTGGCGCAAAATGAAAGGTGCCTGCATATGTTCCTGCAGGAGAATGTCATCGATAAGAACTACGTACCCGGCAAGATACGCAACACATAA